From the genome of Clostridiaceae bacterium:
CTTAGCTAACCTAACCAATTCATCACAATCTATAAACTCATCTGTCTGGTGCGCTCCTCCATATTCGTCAAAATCCCTTCCTATGCCAAAGCTTATGGCACGAGGGCTCCCATATTTTATAAAAAGTGAAAGATCTGACAAGCAAGAACCGCAAACAGTAAGTGGTCCGTTTCCAATCTTTTCAGACACCTCATTAAGCAGTTTTATAACAGGATTATTATCTTGGGAGGGTGCGTAATGGAAAAATCTAGTAGTTGGTTTTATTTCTACCAGTTCCAATCCCAAAGCATCAAGTTTTGGCTTAAGAACTTCTTTCATTAATTTAAACTCTTCCTGAATCTCTTTTTCTGTCTTTGTCGTATAAAACACAACATTAATATAGCCAACATCCAGGTCATTTCCAGCCTTGCCCGCAGTAAACTCCATTATCCTCATGGAAGTATCAGGAATAACAGTTCCGGTATAATGGGGATCTGCAGATATTTCTTGCAGACGTCTCTCCTTAAATTTAAAAAATTCTTCTTTTACCAGAAAAAGCCCATCAGCAACAACTGCACATGAATCCACAGGTGTCTTTGATCGTACTGTAGCTTTTACAACCTGGCCTCCGATCGCACAATTCCATATTTCAAATTTTTTACAATCCATATTTAAGTAGTCATCGCAGGGATATTTAAGGCAAGAAGCAAGTGCGCCGTTACCTCCGCCGTGCTCTTCATCTGAATAAGCTGTAAAGAACAAATCATAGTCAAGGATAATTCCTAAATCCTTTAATAGTCTCATTAGAAAAATGGCAACAGCAATACCATATTTGTCATCACAAGCACCTCTCCCCCAAATACGCCCGTCACGGATTATTCCTCCCAAGGGTGGAACACTCCATTTTGATTCATCCCCAACAGGCATGGTATCAGAATGTGCCGCAAGCATAAGCTTTCTTTTAGGTTCTTTACTTTGACCGGCCGCCAAATAATTCCCAGGAATCCAGGCAGTAACATTAGGCCGGTTATGTAACGATCTTCCAGGCAGATAATCAGGATGTGAAGTCATTCCTTCTACCGAGTCCGGAGAATATAAATCTGCCTGGACTCCCATGTCTTGAAATAGTTTAAGAATGTACTGCGCACATTCTAGTTCGTTTCCATAGGAACCAAAGTTTTCAGAATTTGTTTGGATTAGTTTAGAAAGTATATTAAAAAGTTCATCTTTCCGCTCTTCAATTGCGTTAATTAATTTTTCATGTAAATCGTTCATGATACACCAACCTATTCCTAATTTTGGGGCATAAAAGCATGAAAGCATGGGGACGGTTCTTCTGCTTCCGTCAAAACAGAAGCAGAAGAACCGTCCCCATGCTTCAAAATGTATTATTCTTCATCGTCACTGCTATATTCTTCACAGCAGCAATCATCATGATCAATCTCTATTTCACCGTCACATTCAGGACACCGCAGGGTATTATCATCTTCAAGCATGTCTTCATAAACGTCAAATTTCTCTTTACAATGCGGGCATTCTATCTCTCCGATGTATTCAACATCGTCTTCTTCATCTTCATTCTCATCTTCATAGTCTTCAAACACAATAGTCTCGAGTTCTGCAAGATCTTCATCAATACTATCAATATGTTCACTCATTTCATCCTGAGTTTCCTGCAAATAATCAATCTCACCAGCTATATCATCTAAAACTTCAATTATTGCTTTAAGTAACTTACCTTCGTTTGTTGCATCTCCTATCTGCATACCGTCAGCAAGGCCTTTTAAGTATGATACTCTCTCCTTAATAAACATTCTCAAGCACCTCCCATTATCTATATTATAGTCTTAATTCTCTTACCATTATACTATTTCCCATATAATATAAATCTTATACTCTTTCAATATACTCTCCGGTTCTTGTATCTATCCTTATTATGTCTCCTTCATTTACAAACAACGGAACTTTTATGGTGGCACCTGTTTCTACAGTTGCAGGCTTTGTAGTTCCGGTAGCTGTGTCTCCCTTGAAACCAGGTTCGGTATGAGTAACTTCCAGTTCTACAAAAGTGGGAGGCTCAATTCCAAAAATATTACCTTTATATGAGAGTATTTTTACTATCATATTTTCTTTGACAAATTTTAAGTGATCTCCAATCTGCTCAGAACTTAGAGGCAACTGTTCGAAGGTTTCTGTATCCATAAAATAATATAATTCACCATCATTATACAGATATTGCATATCCCTTCTATCTATATGAGCTTTGGGCATTTTATCGGTAGGAGCAAATGTTTTTTCAATTGTAGCACCAGTAACAATGTTTTTCAGCTTGGTTCTTACGAAAGCTGCTCCTTTTCCTGGCTTTACATGTTGAAATTCTACAACCTGATATACCTGTCCATCCATATCAAAAGTAATTCCGTTTTTAAATTCTCCTGCAGATATCATTTAAATGTTCCTCCTTTATAAAAAAATAAACAAATTAAATTTAACCAACCAATTAAGCAAATCACACTAAATTATAACCAATTACTACAAAATTATATAAATTATATTAGATTAAAAACAGCCTAATATCAAGTACATTATTAATATATGTTAATTATATCCTTTCAAATTTATGTTGAATAGTGTTTTACCAAGTATTTTGCAGTGTTTTTTTATAGTATTATCATCTCTTTTGTTGCTCCTGTTAAAACTATAGGTGAGTTATCATTAATTACAATCATATCCTCTATCCTCACTCCACCCAGGCCGGTTATATATATGCCAGGTTCAACGGTCACAACCATTCCGTTTTCCATTTCTGTATTTCCTGCATAGGGTGAAAATCTTGGTTCCTCATGTATTTCAAGGCCTACCCCATGGCCAAGGCCATGACCGAAATTTTCTCCATAGCCTGCTTTTGTAATAATATCTCTTGCAATATAATCTACTTCCGAACCTTTCATGCCTTTGGCTGCTTTTTCCAATGATTTTTGTTGAGCTTCTAATACAATAGAATATATATTTCTTAGCTCTTCATCTGCTTTACCTAAAAAAAATGTACGGGTTATGTCGGAACAATATCCTTTATATAAAGCTCCATAGTCTAAAGTAACAACATCTCCAAACTCCAACTTTTTTTCTGAAGCAACTCCGTGAGGCATCGCTGCGCGCTTTCCTGATGCGACTATAATATCAAAAGATGCACTGGCAGCACCCTGTTTTCTCATAAAGTATTCAATCTCAGCAGCTACTTCTATCTCAGCCATTCCGGGCTTGATAAATTTAAGTATATAAGCGTATGCATTATCAGCTATTTCAACTGCTTTTTTTATAGTATTTATTTCTTCCTGATCTTTTATAATTCTTAAGTTTTCCAATATACCATTAAGTGGTACCAACTCCATATTCCCTAATTTTTCTTTGTATTCCATTAATCTGCCAAAAGGTATGGCCATTTCTTCAAAACCCAGTGTTTTTATATTTCTGTCCAGCAGAATATTAGAAACAAAGTCTGACAATGTACCTGAATACTTAATAACCTGAAAATCAGGTGACTGTTTTTCCGCCTGCTCTACATATCTGAAATCCGTCACAAGCAAAGCTTCATCTTTAGTAATAATCAAATTGGCGGAAGTACCTGTAAAACCGGATAAGTAAAAATAATTTTCACGCTTTGTTACCAATACGGCATCCAGGTTTTTTTGAATCATCTTTTCTCTCAGTTTCTTTAACCTGTTTTCAATATGAAGCATTCTTTGTCTTCTCCTTCCAAATCATATGAATAAAAATCATTTAAACACTATACTTAATCGGCGAATAATTTGCAGGCATGAACTGCAAGAATATAGCTCCCGACTCCGAATCCACTAATCTGTCCTTTGCATACAGGTGAAATAACAGACTTGCTTCTAAATTCCTCTCTGTTATATATATTTGACATATGAACTTCAATAACTGGTATATCAACTGCTTTAACAGCATCCCTGATTGCAATGCTGTAATGAGTGTAGGCACCTGCATTTAGAATAACTGCGAAATATTCCTCCCTGGCTTTATGTATCAGGTCAATAATGTCACCCTCATGGTTGGATTGAAAGAAATCAACACTAAACCCTATTTTATTCGCTTCCTGCCGCACCATTTCTTCTATATCTTTCAGAGTTGCAGAACCATAAACATCTCTTTCCCTTGTTCCAAGAAGATTTAGATTTGGGCCGTTTATTACAAGGATTTTTTTCATAAATATTTCATCACCCACTTTTTCTAACTCGTATTATATTAATCTAAAAAACATTTTACATTTTATTTAATAAGTTTTCATATATTTTTTTCATCTTGAGAGCATCCTCTGCCATGAAATCTCTTGATTCACAAATAATTACCGGCTCCATTTTCTTCTTAATCAAAACCACTGCCAGATGTTCAAACTCAGGACCATACTGGGTATCTTCCATTGTCCAGTGTTTTTTTTCTCCTCCTTGTGAATATTCCACACGGCTAAAATGTATATGCAACCTTTTCATTCTCTCTGTTCCCAATTCATTTCCTATATAATCTATAATATTTTCAAAGTCCCGGGGAGTATTCAGTGAGCCCATTCCTCTGGCATGAATATGTCCAAAATCAATAGTTGGAATTAGTCTTTCATCTATTTTGCACATCTCCACAATTTCTTCAATGGTACCGAGCTGGTTTACCTTGCCAAGAACCTCAGGGCAAATGGTAATATGAGAAAGGCCCATGGAATCAGCCTCTTTTATAGTATCTCTCAGAACCTGTATTGCCAGTTCCAAGGCAAACCTTCTATCCATTTTTGTACATGATCCTGTATGGACTACCACCCTTTCTGCCTGCATCCAGTTGGCAACTTTCATGGTATCAAGAATATAATTCTTGGAATTAGTGCGTTTGCTCTCCTCCTGGCTTGAAAGGTTTATATAGTAAGGAGCATGAATACTAATGAATACATTGTTTTTTAATGCTTCTTCTCCTATTGCCTTTGCGGTAGATTCTCTTATATTCACACCTCTGTTACACTGGTATTCATAGGCGTTAAGACCCATGCCGGCAAGCCAGCCGGGCATCTGCAGAGACGATTTAAAGCCTTGGTCATAAAAACTTTGTGAATTCCCCGAGGGGCCAAATCTTATCATCTTTTTCTCCCTTCATCAATATTTACAATTATTATACATTTTGTTTTCAACAAATATTAGTTTTCTATAAATTTATGTCTTATCATGTCCGGATGGAACAATCTCTTCCATATAATTCTTCAGTTCCATCACGGCACTCCCGGCCTTTCTAAATAACCCATATACTTTTAAATTATCCCTAAAATAGAATACCTAAATACCATTTTAAAATGTCCCATCCCCATAAAAGCGTTACAAAAGTACCTGTTACAATGAAAGGTCCAAAAGCTATCGTGCTTTTCCTGTTCTTAACCCTGAAGATAATAAGAATGAAACTAGTGAATCCTCCAAGAAAGATTGACACCAGGAGAGCAACTATTGTCATTTTCCATCCCAGGAAAAAACCTATAGGTATGAATATCTTTACATCTCCCATACCTATGGCTTGATCAGTTTTATAAAACAATAATGCCGTCAGAGATGTCAAAAATAGAATACCCGAACCTGTTACTGCTCCAAGAATAGGGTTCCACCATTTCCTGTCACCGAATATTATAACAGGTTGGAACAGATTATATATAAACAAAAAAAATCCACCTGCCAAACCTGCCAGAACAAGTTTATCAGGTATTATTTTTTTATCGATATCTATAAATAGTACAACCAGTAGTATGCCCATTATATATATACATGCAAAAAAGTCAATACTAAGCCCATATTTTAAATATAAGAGCATATATGTCAAACCTGTCAGCAATTCTACCAAAATGCTTCTTATTCTGCATTCGGTATAAAATTTACAGTTTCGGTTTCTGGTAATTAAATGTTTAATTGAATCTACTATTGACTGATTCCTGGGAATGCTGTAAATGCATATATTCAAAAATGAGCCTACAAAAAGCCCTGCAATAAATATTAAAATAACCACGGCTATATTAGCAGTTGTAAAATTAACAGTGTAAATATTATTATTCATTATCTTTACAACACAAATATAAATTCTTCTAAAAAGTTATATATTCAAGTAGTTATATATATTTCAATAACAAATCCTGAACTTGTTCTGAAAGTGTGCTGGGTATTTTTGTATCCGTCCATATTTCATATGCTTGTATGCCTTGCGATATCAGCATTCCAAAACCATTAACTATGGTACAGCCACATTCTTCGGCTCTTGCAAGAAATAATGTTTTTCTTGGATTGTATATTACATCAAAAACTATCTGGTTTTTAGAAAATCTGAAATCCTTATTTAAAGGAGTTCTTTCTGTGTCCGGATACATCCCTAATGGAGTTGTGTTAACCAATATGTCTGCTTCAGACAGGGCTAATGTACTTTCCTTACTGTCCAGATTAACAGCCAGGGCAACATTCCCTATTTTATCATTTATCCTACTTGCTATTTCCTCTGCTTTTTGCAAGGTTCTGTTTATTATATATATTTTTCTGGATTCTTCAAGAGCAATTTTAACTGCAAGAGCTCTTGCCGTTCCTCCTGCTCCAATAATAGCAACGGTTTTGTCTTTAAATGTTGCCTTTGCCTCTTTGGTAAAGGACTGAACAAATCCCCTGGCATCGGTATTAAAACCAAATAATTTTCCTTCAATATTTTTAACTGTATTCACAGATCCCATAAGTTCAGCTTCTTCAGTTATCTCATCAAGATAGCTTATAATACTTTCTTTGTACGGGATAGTCACATTAAATCCAAGAACATTCAGACATTTTAGCCCTTTTACCGCACATCCCAGGTCACTTCCTTCAACTTTAAAAGGCACATAAATTATATTCAATCCCAGTTGCCTGCTTAAAGTATTATGAAGCTGAGGTGATATTGAATGCTCAATAGGATTTCCTATTATGCCAATTACTCTTGTTTTACCTGTAACCATGCTTTCAATGTCCATATTATACCACCCTTTAACCAGCTTCGGTTAAACTATCCATTAACTTATTAATAGTTTGTCAATAAATTTCTTTAGTCGGAACATTTACTAATAATCCACATAAAGATCTGACTAATAATTAATACTTATACAACTTTGCGGAACGCATCCTATAATCATGGTATTTTTTTAATATATATTTTTCAGGCCATCTTTTTAATTTAACAAAGAAAAATTCTTTTTTATGTAATGGCTTAACAAGTATGGTTAACATACCAAGCCTGTTTCCTCCATAAATATCTGTAAAAATCTGATCTCCTACTACTGCAGTCTCCTCAGGTTTTGTGCCCATTAGTACCATTGCTCTTTTATAAGCTCCCAGAAAGGGTTTTACCGCCCTGTGAATTGCATATACTTTTAATTTTTCATTAAATTTTTCTACCCTTTTTTTCGTTGCGTTAGATACAATACATATTTCAAATCCATTTTCCTTTAATCTTTCTATCCATTGAAATGCCTTGTCATCTGCTTCTGATACATGTGACGGAACCAGAGTATTGTCAATGTCCAAAATTAATCCCTTTATATTCTTCTTTTTTAACATGTCCAGATCTATATCCTGTACCTTGTCTAAATACGCATCTGGGAAAAAAATTTCTACCATTAAATACCTCCAGTAAATCTATTATATAGCGCAATGCACCTATAAAAGACTATAATCATAATGTAATTATGATTATAATAACAAATCATCAATATTATATCAATGCTTGAATAATCTTATTCCGGAGCATATAATCCTCCCGAGATCGTAGCTACCATTCTGCCACAACTCCATCAAAGGTACGCCATACCGGATTCTTCCAGTTGTGGCCGATCTTTGCCATCTCTTTCACTTTTTCTTCGTTCACAGTAATACCAAGGCCGGGCTTCATAAGTTTGCTTACATATCCCTGTTTGTATTCAAAAACTCCAGGATCTTCTAAATAATCAAGCAGATCTGCACCCTGATTATAATGAATTTCCAGGCTTTGTTCCTGAATAAAGGCATTTGGAGTACAGAAATCCAATTGGAGGCAAGCGGCCAATGCAATTGGACCTAACGGGCAGTGCGGAGCTACTGCAACATCGTAGGCCTCAGCCATCGCAGCTATTTTCTTTACTTCAAGGATACCTCCGGCATGGCTCAAATCAGGCTGAATTATATCTACTCCACCTGCATGCAGCATGTTTTTAAAGCCCCATCGCGTATAATTTCTTTCTCCTGTTGCTATGGGTATGCAGGTATGTCTTCGAAGCTCAGCGAAAACTTCCTCATTTTCTGTAAGTACTGGCTCTTCAACAAACATTAACTTGTAGGGTTCCAGTTCTTTCATCAACACTCGCGCCATAGCCTTATGTACACGTCCATGGAAATCTACTGCTATGTCCAGGCCGTATCCTACTTCATCTCTTATGGCACCTACCCGGTCAAGAACTTCCTGGACTTTTTTAAAGTTATCAATCCATGCAACTTCTTCGGTTGCGTTCATTTTTATGGCTGTATATCCCTGACTGAGCTTTTCTTTTGCAGCTTCAGCTACATTGGAAGGCCTGTCTCCACCAATCCAGCAGTATACTCTTACTTTATCCCTTACTGAACCTCCCAGCAGTTCGTAGACAGGTACATTTAAATATTTCCCTTTAATATCCCAAAGTGCTTGTTCAATACCAGAAATGGCACTGCACAAAATAGGGCCTCCACGATAAAAAGCACCGCGGTATAAAACCTGCCATATATCTTCAATATCATTTGCGTTTCTACCAATGACATATTCTTTCATTTCCTCTACAGCAGCCGCTACAGTATCTGCTTTCCCCTCGACAATAGGTTCTCCCCAGCCAACTAAGCCTGATTCTGTTGTGATTTTGAGAAACAGCCACCTTGGAGGCACTTTAAAAAGTTCCATAGTTTTAATCTTCACACTAATCCACCTGCTATTCTTAAAATTTAACTTTACATCATAATAACATGATACTTGAATTTATATGCAAAGTCTATTATTATTCTTGTACATAATTATCATGTTAATATATTATTTATTAAATAATCCATGTCATATTTTATTTTTTGTCATTCAATACTAGATTTTTGCTTTTAAAAGTAGCATAATAAATATAATTATATTATGTATTTATATACATTAATGAATTTTTTTATAATATTTATAATATTATTCTAGACTGTGAAAGGAGTTATATAATAATGTCTTTAAAGATAAGCATTCAAAAAACAAGTTCTCCAAAAGAAAAACCTGACCAGAATAAGCTAGGATTTGGAAAATATTTTACAGACCATATGTTCATTATGGATTATACAGAAGGAAAAGGATGGCATGATGCCAGAATAGTTCCTTATGGACCCTTAGAAGTAAATCCTGCTATTTCAGTTATTCACTATGGACAAGCAATTTTTGAAGGTCTTAAAGCTTACAGGACAAAAGAAGGAAAAATCTTACTGTTCAGACCATGGGAAAATATGAAAAGAATGAATGCAAGTGCTGACAGATTATGTATGCCGCAAATTGATGTTGATGGTGCTGTTGAAGCTATAAAAACTCTCGTGAATATTGATAAGGATTGGATTCCAACTGCAGAAGGCACTTCTTTGTACATAAGGCCGTTTATGTTTTCAACAGATCCCTATCTTGGAGTAAAACCTTCTTTAACTTATAAGTTTGTTATAATTCTGTCCCCTGTTGGCGCTTATTATCCCCAGGGAATCAATCCGGTAAGCATATATGTAGAAAATGAATATGTACGTGCAGTAAGAGGCGGAACAGGTGCAGCAAAAGCAGGAGGAAATTATGCTGCCAGTCTTAAGGCGCAAGCTATTGCTGAGAAAAAAGGTTACATCCAGGTTCTGTGGCTTGATGGTGTGGAAAGAAAATATGTTGAGGAAGTCGGATCAATGAATGTATTTTTCAAGATTGATGGAGAAGTTGTAACTCCGGCTCTTCAGGGAAGTATTTTACCTGGAATTACCAGGGCTTCATGCATTGAACTTCTAAAAAGCTTTGGCATAAAAGTTACGGAAAGAAAGATATCCGCACAGGAGTTATTTGATGCCCATGCCGAGGGAAAACTGGAAGAAGCTTTCGGTACCGGTACTGCCGCTGTTATTTCACCAATTGGAGAATTAAACTGGAACAACAATAAAATTATTATAAACGACGGCAAAATAGGCCAAATCTCCAAAAAGCTTTATGATACACTTACAGGTATCCAGTATGGTGTCCTGGAGGACAAATTTAACTGGACAGTTGAGGTATAACCTGAGAACAAGGATGAGAACAAAGGTGAAGCAAGGGGACGGTTCTTATGCTTCCACGGCTATGGAAGCATAAGAACCGTCCCCTTGCTTCTAAATTCTTATCATATTTTTTTATTTATCTAATAGAATTCTTATAGAAATAATTATAATCATAAAAAAGGGTTTTGGCATTGAAGGTTAAAAAGCCCATCTGGGTGTTATACTTAGATCAACTGTTATTACCTTTAATATGTATATTATTTATATTATTACTGATGTCTTTTTCCAAAACGGCAGTTGTATCAGCCTCTGAAGGACTGAGTCTCTGGATCAATATTGTATTCCCTTCCCTCTTTCCTTTTTTTGTAGCATCCTATGTATTAAACAGCACAGGTTTCATGAAAGCAGCAGGAGTGTTATTTGAACCTATAATGTGGCCTCTTTTTAAAATACCGGGCTGCGGATCTTTTGCTTTCGCTATGGGAATAACCTCCGGTTATCCCATGGGTGCTGTAGTGACTACTGGATTATATGAGCAAGGTCTGCTTACAAAAAATCAGGCTGAAAGGCTTTTGGCTTTTACCAACAACTCCGGTCCATTATTTATTATAGGTGCGGTCGCAACTGGAATGCTTGGGAAAGCAGGATTAGGCATATACCTGCTAGTTTGCCATGTTGCAGCATCACTTACCGTGGGTATAATTCTCAGATTTTTCAGGGACAGGGATGATCCCGGTAATAAGTCCGGCTCAAAAATAATAAAAAAATTTAAGAGAGAATTGTTTTCCACTGGGAAATCCAGAACAAATATAGGTATATTATTTGGTGATGCGGTTAAAAACTCAATTATGACCCTGTTTACCATTGGAGGATTCATAATTCTTTTTTCAGTAATTATTAACTTGCTGATAGAAACAGGATTTATAGAAAAAATTTCTGTAATAATATCAACGTTACTAAAACCACTCAAAATTGATACCAGTTCTATAATTCCGGTTATCAGCGGTTTTTTTGAAATTACTACAGGAGTTAATACAGCCAGTAAAACATTTTTTGGAAACCTTGCCCAGCAACTTTCTGTTATAAGCTTTATCATCGGATGGGCAGGACTTTCAGTGCATTTTCAGGTATTTAGCATTATCAGTAGAACTAATCTTTCATTAAAGCCTTATTTGTTCGGAAAGCTTCTCCATGGAATATTTTCAGCTACTTATGCCTGGGCTGGCATAAAAATTTTAGGATTTCCTGTTGAACAAATAAAAGAGGTATTTGGGCAGGAATACTCTGATGGTACAATCAACTGGTATTTAAGTATAATGTCATCCTGCAAATACCTTTTTATTACTTTAGCGGTTATTGGGACCATAATTATATTGTCTTGCCTGTTTAAGCCGGCCTATCCCAGAACAAAGCTAAAGAGCAGGGTATAGAACTGACTTATTTTAATTCTTGCCTGTTCATCCTTATCACGTTCAGTGCATCATTAAGTATCTTTTCTACATTATTAAGCATTTCATCAGCATATTCTTTGGTACCCAGCCTGATTTCCCTTGCACCTTTCTGTGCATTGGCAATAATCTCTTCAGCTTGCTCATATGCTTTTCTGGTAATTTCATGTTCATCAACAAGGGCAGCCAGTTTTTCTTCAGCCTGCTTCTGATATTCACTTGCTTCTTTCTGTGCTTCCAACAGAATTCTCTGTCTTTCTTCTGTTATCCATTTTGCCTGTTTGATGTCGTCAGGAAGTTTAAGCCTGATTTCTTTAATTATCTCTAACAATTCTTCCTTGTCTACAAGAGATTTGCCTGAGAATGGCAGGGTTATACTCCTTTCAACAACATCCTCCAATGTTTCAAGAATTGATAATATTTCCATTGCTTTCCCTCCCCGTTTTCATCACACAGAATAAACGCCGTCATATTCATATTATTTTGTAAATTTTTCCATTACCATATCTATAATACAATCCGGAACCAGTCCTTCAATATTGCCTCCTAATCTGGCCAGTTCCCTGACTGCACTTGAGCTTAAAAATGAGTAATTTATATTGGTCATCATAAACATGGTCTCAATATTAGAATCTAAACTCTTGTTCAGTAGAGCCATCTGGAATTCATACTCAAAATCAGACACAGCTCTTAAACCTTTAATAATTACACTGGCTCCCTTCATTCTTGCAAAATCTATCAGGAGACCTGAAAAGCTATCCACTTCAATGTTTTTTCTTCCTTCAAATACTTTATTTATTAATTTTAGCCTTTCATCCAAAGTAAACACAGGTACTTTGCTTTTATTGACAAGTACAGCCACTATAACCTTGTCAAACATTTTGGCTGCTCTTTCAATTATATCAACATGTCCATTTGTTATGGGATCAAAACTCCCAGGGCATACACAGATTTTCAACTTCATTACCGTCCTGTTCTGTAAAATGTTATAGCCGTATCTCCATATTTTCTGCTATCTTTAATACTTAAGCAATTTATTTCTTCTGGCAATTTGTGCCGACTATCATGCTCAGCCACAATTATGCCATCTTCATTTAAAATACCGCTTTTTGTAATTTCAGCAATAGTATCCTCCAGGACACCGGATTGATAAGGAGGATCCAAAAATATTATGTCAAATTTCCTGTTTTTATCTTTCAGTTTTTTAATTACACTTAAAGCTTGTCCGGTAATTACCTCACCTTTAGTTTCAAGCTTTGTGTGTTTCAGGTTTTCCATGATTATCCTTGAACACTCACGGTCTTTGTCAACAAAC
Proteins encoded in this window:
- a CDS encoding M20 family metallopeptidase — translated: MNDLHEKLINAIEERKDELFNILSKLIQTNSENFGSYGNELECAQYILKLFQDMGVQADLYSPDSVEGMTSHPDYLPGRSLHNRPNVTAWIPGNYLAAGQSKEPKRKLMLAAHSDTMPVGDESKWSVPPLGGIIRDGRIWGRGACDDKYGIAVAIFLMRLLKDLGIILDYDLFFTAYSDEEHGGGNGALASCLKYPCDDYLNMDCKKFEIWNCAIGGQVVKATVRSKTPVDSCAVVADGLFLVKEEFFKFKERRLQEISADPHYTGTVIPDTSMRIMEFTAGKAGNDLDVGYINVVFYTTKTEKEIQEEFKLMKEVLKPKLDALGLELVEIKPTTRFFHYAPSQDNNPVIKLLNEVSEKIGNGPLTVCGSCLSDLSLFIKYGSPRAISFGIGRDFDEYGGAHQTDEFIDCDELVRLAKIVGVFLLEY
- the efp gene encoding elongation factor P; this translates as MISAGEFKNGITFDMDGQVYQVVEFQHVKPGKGAAFVRTKLKNIVTGATIEKTFAPTDKMPKAHIDRRDMQYLYNDGELYYFMDTETFEQLPLSSEQIGDHLKFVKENMIVKILSYKGNIFGIEPPTFVELEVTHTEPGFKGDTATGTTKPATVETGATIKVPLFVNEGDIIRIDTRTGEYIERV
- a CDS encoding aminopeptidase P family protein, producing the protein MLHIENRLKKLREKMIQKNLDAVLVTKRENYFYLSGFTGTSANLIITKDEALLVTDFRYVEQAEKQSPDFQVIKYSGTLSDFVSNILLDRNIKTLGFEEMAIPFGRLMEYKEKLGNMELVPLNGILENLRIIKDQEEINTIKKAVEIADNAYAYILKFIKPGMAEIEVAAEIEYFMRKQGAASASFDIIVASGKRAAMPHGVASEKKLEFGDVVTLDYGALYKGYCSDITRTFFLGKADEELRNIYSIVLEAQQKSLEKAAKGMKGSEVDYIARDIITKAGYGENFGHGLGHGVGLEIHEEPRFSPYAGNTEMENGMVVTVEPGIYITGLGGVRIEDMIVINDNSPIVLTGATKEMIIL
- the aroQ gene encoding type II 3-dehydroquinate dehydratase produces the protein MKKILVINGPNLNLLGTRERDVYGSATLKDIEEMVRQEANKIGFSVDFFQSNHEGDIIDLIHKAREEYFAVILNAGAYTHYSIAIRDAVKAVDIPVIEVHMSNIYNREEFRSKSVISPVCKGQISGFGVGSYILAVHACKLFAD
- a CDS encoding TIM barrel protein, translated to MIRFGPSGNSQSFYDQGFKSSLQMPGWLAGMGLNAYEYQCNRGVNIRESTAKAIGEEALKNNVFISIHAPYYINLSSQEESKRTNSKNYILDTMKVANWMQAERVVVHTGSCTKMDRRFALELAIQVLRDTIKEADSMGLSHITICPEVLGKVNQLGTIEEIVEMCKIDERLIPTIDFGHIHARGMGSLNTPRDFENIIDYIGNELGTERMKRLHIHFSRVEYSQGGEKKHWTMEDTQYGPEFEHLAVVLIKKKMEPVIICESRDFMAEDALKMKKIYENLLNKM
- a CDS encoding prepilin peptidase, encoding MNNNIYTVNFTTANIAVVILIFIAGLFVGSFLNICIYSIPRNQSIVDSIKHLITRNRNCKFYTECRIRSILVELLTGLTYMLLYLKYGLSIDFFACIYIMGILLVVLFIDIDKKIIPDKLVLAGLAGGFFLFIYNLFQPVIIFGDRKWWNPILGAVTGSGILFLTSLTALLFYKTDQAIGMGDVKIFIPIGFFLGWKMTIVALLVSIFLGGFTSFILIIFRVKNRKSTIAFGPFIVTGTFVTLLWGWDILKWYLGILF
- a CDS encoding shikimate dehydrogenase, whose amino-acid sequence is MDIESMVTGKTRVIGIIGNPIEHSISPQLHNTLSRQLGLNIIYVPFKVEGSDLGCAVKGLKCLNVLGFNVTIPYKESIISYLDEITEEAELMGSVNTVKNIEGKLFGFNTDARGFVQSFTKEAKATFKDKTVAIIGAGGTARALAVKIALEESRKIYIINRTLQKAEEIASRINDKIGNVALAVNLDSKESTLALSEADILVNTTPLGMYPDTERTPLNKDFRFSKNQIVFDVIYNPRKTLFLARAEECGCTIVNGFGMLISQGIQAYEIWTDTKIPSTLSEQVQDLLLKYI
- a CDS encoding YqeG family HAD IIIA-type phosphatase, whose amino-acid sequence is MVEIFFPDAYLDKVQDIDLDMLKKKNIKGLILDIDNTLVPSHVSEADDKAFQWIERLKENGFEICIVSNATKKRVEKFNEKLKVYAIHRAVKPFLGAYKRAMVLMGTKPEETAVVGDQIFTDIYGGNRLGMLTILVKPLHKKEFFFVKLKRWPEKYILKKYHDYRMRSAKLYKY
- the dgoD gene encoding galactonate dehydratase, whose protein sequence is MKIKTMELFKVPPRWLFLKITTESGLVGWGEPIVEGKADTVAAAVEEMKEYVIGRNANDIEDIWQVLYRGAFYRGGPILCSAISGIEQALWDIKGKYLNVPVYELLGGSVRDKVRVYCWIGGDRPSNVAEAAKEKLSQGYTAIKMNATEEVAWIDNFKKVQEVLDRVGAIRDEVGYGLDIAVDFHGRVHKAMARVLMKELEPYKLMFVEEPVLTENEEVFAELRRHTCIPIATGERNYTRWGFKNMLHAGGVDIIQPDLSHAGGILEVKKIAAMAEAYDVAVAPHCPLGPIALAACLQLDFCTPNAFIQEQSLEIHYNQGADLLDYLEDPGVFEYKQGYVSKLMKPGLGITVNEEKVKEMAKIGHNWKNPVWRTFDGVVAEW